From Fusarium musae strain F31 chromosome 8, whole genome shotgun sequence:
CCCCAAAACAGCGCCCCTGCCTCTATACGAGATCCCCTCCGCAGTGTAACCCTTCATCCCGACAGTCCAGCTCAATCGGGCATGACCTCCCAAGACCGCTGTTTGACCAAAAAATAAGCATGAGCCGTTTTCAGTTTGGCGAATATGCTTAAAGTCAGCCCTGTCATGTCTCATTGGCTTGGCGTCGGGAGCTGAAAGATTCGGGCGTTATGATTTGGGACTATTGGTCTTGGCAACAGTCACTGCCCCCGGAGAAAGAGCCTTGTAAGGCTCTCAATGTTCAAAGACAGACGGCAACGTTGCGGTAGATGAGTCTTGGATGAGTGGTTACGGAGAAGCTGGGTGGGGGATTGAGAGGGGAATATGTAGCCGAGAGGTGAGGCGCTGTGAAGTGTGAAGATCTGAGCAGTGGAGGTTTTGTGATCAGATGGTGTAGAGAGCGGTTCTgtgttggcgatggtggtCTAGATGCGCTCATGGTGATCCTTGCCGCTAAACTGAGGGGTTGAAACGCCACGTCTGGAACACATCACAGGCCAGACAAGATTCAACAAGTGATGCTTGCTGCTTCAACTTCTCGCCCAGCAACATTGATTAAGTTGctgttaaaattaaaagcatCGCTTTCTGGCTAATGACATAATCTTGTAAAAGGTCAGGACAGCAATGAAAAATTCCTCCAGCCGACCAAGTCACGCAGTTTTAGGTTTGTGCACAACATACATAATTCTTATGCTAACGATTTAGGACTTTATGCACAAGAACTTCTGTCAGCAAATGCTAGCCTGTGATACGTGCAAGAAACGAAATGACATCACTTGTCTCTCTCACCTCTGGTACTGTGAGTCAAGGCATTAACCAACTTTAATAGACGCATCTTCACAATAGCCATACTACTCCCCCATAACATGGCCATCTTATCCGACTTGCCCGACGAGACCCTCCACCGAATTCTCGAATTCGTCACAACTGATCGCCCCTCTCTTGAAACCGCCAGCCTCGTAAATAGCCGCTTCAACAAAATCGTCTTTCCTCTCCTCGTGCGCCAATGGAGCAATAGCCAAGAATGTCTTGAGCCTTCGATAGAGAGACTtgcgcttcatcttcttcgaaaCCCTGATCTTCGACGGCACGTTGAAAGGCTTGACTTTGGATATATTCGGCCTTTGCACGACCATGATCCTGATTCAGTTGACTTGAGCACTGAGAGTCTAGCTGCTCTTGCAGACGCTGCTGAGGAGCATCTGGAGGTATCCAAGTTTCTCTCAACTCACGTGTGCCATCGTATACGCCTAGGGTGCGAGGATGCGATCGCCGTTTTGATCTTGGCCTGGTGTACGAGGTTAACCCATCTGAACCTCACAATACCTTCTTTTTATCCTGAATCTCGCCAACATTTTATGCCTCTGCTTTACGTAAAGGAGGCTATTTCTCGACATCTTGATGAACCGGCTGGAATAGCATCGCAGTTGCCTTTGTGTCTGGTCAGTCATGTCACCTTGCAACCCTGGAACAGCGAGGAAGTTTTCGACATGGCATATGCTAGATCGTTTCTGCACCTTCCTTGTATTCAGACGTTTTGTGTCTATGGCTTAATGGATGATCTGGAAAGCGAGTTGGACGACGGGGACAATGAACTTCCTCTAACATCCCGTGATGATTACGAGCTGCCTCTCCCAGTTTCGACATCACCAATCACGGAGTTGACCATTGTGGGGTGTTTACGATTTGGAGTCCCAGAGTTCATCACGGCATGTCGGGCCCTCACAAAGCTCAACGTTCGAGTCGACCATGGGCTGGACATGTATGGCTTTCCAGACCAGAAAGAGCTAGCGGAGGCTATTTTGAAACACAAAGACTCTCTGGAGGACGTGGACCTCGACATTAG
This genomic window contains:
- a CDS encoding hypothetical protein (EggNog:ENOG41~antiSMASH:Cluster_8.2), with product MAILSDLPDETLHRILEFVTTDRPSLETASLVNSRFNKIVFPLLVRQWSNSQECLEPSIERLALHLLRNPDLRRHVERLDFGYIRPLHDHDPDSVDLSTESLAALADAAEEHLEVSKFLSTHVCHRIRLGCEDAIAVLILAWCTRLTHLNLTIPSFYPESRQHFMPLLYVKEAISRHLDEPAGIASQLPLCLVSHVTLQPWNSEEVFDMAYARSFLHLPCIQTFCVYGLMDDLESELDDGDNELPLTSRDDYELPLPVSTSPITELTIVGCLRFGVPEFITACRALTKLNVRVDHGLDMYGFPDQKELAEAILKHKDSLEDVDLDISMPRFPNQDPVLEEAYSHMSRIWTLAVHIIDVFEGAVEGCTKIVLDRIPQGIQVLRPRAPRFIEGWVSSSNDPFLEPYLEGIIELLEETGPQGRLSKLRVLDLSEAFVDDPIMFDIKRIKQLATSRGVKLLLHD